The following nucleotide sequence is from Aneurinibacillus soli.
CTGTATTGATTTGAAAGCGAAACACCAGACGCTGGACTTGTGAACAATGAATGCTGAGCATAACAACTTCCTGACAGATCCGGTACAGCATTGTTTCAACCGCTGTATCGTAGCGCTTCGTCTCTCCGAGTACTTCAAGATCAATTTCTTTCCCATATTTCTGCTTTGCCATTTCGATATAAGACCGGACAGCTGGGATAATACCGAGATCGTCAAGCATAAGGGGGCGAAGCTCGAACACCACATCTTTTACTGTATGAAGTGCTTTATTGGCTACCCCTCGCATGTCTGCCAAGTGTTTGGTCGTCTGTATATCCAGATCGTTCTCATTAATAATTTGCAGGCCGAGCACAATGCTGTATAGCGCCTGACCGACGCCGTTATGAAGCTCATGTGAAAGACGTGTTCGCACTTCTTCTTGTGTTTCTATGAATGTATGTACGTTCAGATTCCGACAGCCTTTTCTTTGCTTACATGAGTCCTCTTTCATTGCGTTCCCCTGCTTTCTTCCAAATTTATATATTTAGTATGCCGGATACCACTCGCTTCCTCCATAAGGATATTCCCTACAAGTCACCTCCAAATTCCCTAATTCGCACAAATACAAAAAAAAGAGACCACAGGGGCCTCTCAAAAATCAAGCAAACCTTTTGTAAACGCATAACGTACAAGTTCAGGCCGTGTTTTCAACTGGAGCTTATCCATGATTTTGGCTTTATGTACCTCAACTGTTTTGACCGATAGATGAAGCAACTCCCCGATCTCTTTATTCGAATATCCTTTGGCAATCCAGGTCAGTACTTCCTGCTCCCGTGTGGTCAGCTGCTGATACTGATCGATGTTTTCTCCGAGCGAAACCCGATTCAAAAAATCCTCAATGAGCGACTTGGTTGCCTTCGGATACAAATATGCCTGTCCACCGTATACCGTTGTTATCGCCTGAAGCAAGTCCATATCATCTGCATTTTTCAAAATGTAGCCAGATGCCCCGGCTTTCAGCACCCGGAACAAATATTCGCTATCATCATGCATCGTCAGAATCAAAATCTCAATCTCAGGCGCTGCCTCTTTCAGGCGCCCGGTTGCGATGAGTCCATTTTGTCCGGGCGGCATATTTAAATCCATCAGCACCACATCAGGCTTAAGCTGAAGTGCCTTCTGAACCGCTTCTGCCCCGTCAGCCGCCTCTCCAATCACTTCCATGTTTTCCTGCGCATTGATCAACATTGTTAATCCTGAACGTACAATCGTATGGTCATCCGCAATTAACACCCGAATTTTCATTCCTACTCCCCCTGCTGATCTGTACTCGTTATACCGCAAATTTTCCGATGGAACTGTTCAATTCACCTGCGAGACGATTCAACGCTTCCGCTGTTTCCGTAATGTCTTCCATGGATGCAAACTGCTCTTCGGACGCAGATGCTATATTTTGCGACATATCACACGATGTAGCCGCAATATTTGCCATCTCCTCTACAGAAGCCGTGATTTGCTCCGAACCAGCTGACATCTCTTGCGCTACCGCTGACATCTCTTGCATCTGCAGCGAAACGCTTTCAATAGAAGCCTGAATATGATCAAATATGCGCCCGACTTCCTCGACCGTCTGCGTCCCTTGCTCAGTTTCCGTAATACCTGTTCCGGTAGCATGCACGGCTTCTTTCGTTCGCTCCTGAATCGCTGCAATTAAACATTGAATCTGCTCAGCCGATGAAGCAGTCTGATCGGCCAGCTTACGAATCTCATTCGCTACGACTGCGAATCCTTTGCCCGCTTCCCCGGCACGTGCCGCTTCAATTGCGGCGTTGAGCGACAGAAGGTTCGTCTGGGAAGAAATCCGGGCAATTAACTGCAAGATATCCCCTATCTTCATGGAATCCTTCTGCAACTCCGCCATGACTGCATATGTACGATGAGCGCCCGATTTGATCGAATCCATCTGTTTGACTGCCTGCACGACCGATTCATACCCGCTTCGCGCCTGTTCACTCATTTCTACCGATGTACTAGCAATCATGGAGGATGCGTCAGCTACGCGCTGAATGCCCAACGCCATTTCTTGCATCGCAAGAGCATTTTCACCCGATGCTCTTGTCTGCGTCTCAGCCCCGCTCGCCACTTGCTGAATGGATTCTGCAATCTGCTGTGACGCCTGTGTCGTTTCTTCTGCTATCACGTACATCTGTCCAGCTGACTGTGAAACAGCGTCTGCCCCTTGCTTAATCTCGGTAATGATGCCGCGCATATTCAACGTGATATGATTGAATGCACGTGCCATATCCCCGATCTCATCAGGACGCCGCACTAATTCCTCCGGTACGTCTGCCTGAAAATCTCCTGCTGCCAGCTTCTCTCCATGCTGTACAGCCTGCACAATCGGGCGTGTAAGACTGCGTGCGATCCATATAGTTACGAGCGTCAGAATAAGCAGGCCCACTACGCCCACTACTACGATGGTATACACCATTTCATTCGATTCTGCCAACACTTCATCTGTCGGAACATTAATGACGTAAGACCAGGAGTTTTTTTCCTGTCCAATTTTGATTGGGAGTATCGTACGGAAAATATTCGCCTCTTTATCAAATTCTTCATATACTCTTCCCTGCTCGATGGCGCTAATAATGAGATCCAAGTTTTTTATATCTTTGCGATCCCGTACATTTTTCCCTACCAACTCCTGCTTCGGGTGAGCAACATATGTCCCATTATGAGAGATAAGCGCCCCGAATCCGGTCTCATAAATCTTTACGGCCTTGTTTTGCTGTTGGAAAGATTCAAGCGACATATCAATCCCAACGATTCCGAGGAATTTTCCATCCAGTATAATTGGAGCCGAAACGGTTGTGATGAACGTATCTTTGCCGTCTATTGGATAAACATATGGATCAAGCAGCACTTCCTTGCCGGTGTGCTTTGGAATAAAAAAATCCGGGGCGTCTTTCTCATTTTCATAGCTCGTACATGCTTCTACAGCTATATGACCTCCCTGACGTGTCCAATATGGGATAAAACGTCCAGTCTGATCATGCGCTACTTTCCCTGCATATTCCCGGTCTCTGCCGTCCAGCTGATTCGGCTCCCATACTGTATAAATACTAAAAATCTGACTGTTCTGCTTGAGCACATCTTGCAGAACAGCATTATATGCATCACGGGATACGATGTTTGCT
It contains:
- a CDS encoding response regulator transcription factor yields the protein MKIRVLIADDHTIVRSGLTMLINAQENMEVIGEAADGAEAVQKALQLKPDVVLMDLNMPPGQNGLIATGRLKEAAPEIEILILTMHDDSEYLFRVLKAGASGYILKNADDMDLLQAITTVYGGQAYLYPKATKSLIEDFLNRVSLGENIDQYQQLTTREQEVLTWIAKGYSNKEIGELLHLSVKTVEVHKAKIMDKLQLKTRPELVRYAFTKGLLDF
- a CDS encoding sensor histidine kinase — translated: MKEDSCKQRKGCRNLNVHTFIETQEEVRTRLSHELHNGVGQALYSIVLGLQIINENDLDIQTTKHLADMRGVANKALHTVKDVVFELRPLMLDDLGIIPAVRSYIEMAKQKYGKEIDLEVLGETKRYDTAVETMLYRICQEVVMLSIHCSQVQRLVFRFQINTDSIQLDITAIGCSVSRLYGQESEKIAHVFAAIDIRARQVNGSMDIYADADNWTKLSITVPLSHPNREGGEFE
- a CDS encoding methyl-accepting chemotaxis protein, with amino-acid sequence MRLRAKILLMIMSTVTIIVVSMISLIAMETRTKAIAESEHLAMSIAAEKAAQTEKTLDNSLNISKTMAQTFEGMKKANIVSRDAYNAVLQDVLKQNSQIFSIYTVWEPNQLDGRDREYAGKVAHDQTGRFIPYWTRQGGHIAVEACTSYENEKDAPDFFIPKHTGKEVLLDPYVYPIDGKDTFITTVSAPIILDGKFLGIVGIDMSLESFQQQNKAVKIYETGFGALISHNGTYVAHPKQELVGKNVRDRKDIKNLDLIISAIEQGRVYEEFDKEANIFRTILPIKIGQEKNSWSYVINVPTDEVLAESNEMVYTIVVVGVVGLLILTLVTIWIARSLTRPIVQAVQHGEKLAAGDFQADVPEELVRRPDEIGDMARAFNHITLNMRGIITEIKQGADAVSQSAGQMYVIAEETTQASQQIAESIQQVASGAETQTRASGENALAMQEMALGIQRVADASSMIASTSVEMSEQARSGYESVVQAVKQMDSIKSGAHRTYAVMAELQKDSMKIGDILQLIARISSQTNLLSLNAAIEAARAGEAGKGFAVVANEIRKLADQTASSAEQIQCLIAAIQERTKEAVHATGTGITETEQGTQTVEEVGRIFDHIQASIESVSLQMQEMSAVAQEMSAGSEQITASVEEMANIAATSCDMSQNIASASEEQFASMEDITETAEALNRLAGELNSSIGKFAV